The DNA window GCTGGCTATCTGGGCGGTAGCCATTTTTACCTTTTGTATCTTTTCTTATCTTATTGATCCCTTTGATCCTGTGTGGCAAAACTATTTGCAGACGCCACTCAAAATGTTTGCGGAAGACGCTCTCTGGGTATTCTTCTTTTCAGCGATTATCTCGGAAGTAAGTATATTGATTGACAGGAGTTTAAATAAATTGCTTCCCTGGAAAGACAGGACGGTAAAGAGGCTGTTGATTCAGGGTTTGCTTCAGATCGGGGGAAGTGTATTGATTGTCATTATTATTAATTCCATTGTAGAATGTACTTCAGACAGTATCCCCGAAATGGATTCCCGTAAAGAATATACATTATTAGGACAATGGATAGCCACCAATATTGTTGTTTCATTGACAATCAGTGCATTTAATACAGTAGATTACCTGCTTCAAAATTGGAAAAAAACCGCTGTAGAAGCCGCTCAACATAAGCTGAGAGCATCAAAACACAAACAGGCCGCCATGGCAGCAGAACTACAAGCCTTAAAACTACAGATAGATCCCCATTTTATCTTTAATAATTTGAGTGTATTGTCTGAACTTATTTTGGAAGACCAGCAGTTAGGCTACGACTATTCAGAAAAATTTGCGCGGGTGTATCGGTATTTGCTGGTGAATTCCAAGAAAGATATTATTGTACTGGAAGAGGAACTGAAGTTTTTAGAATCTTATATTTTTTTAATTGAAAAAAGAATCGGAGAAGGAGTGATATTTAAAATTGATATTCATGAAGAGTTCCGAACGATGTATACTCTTCCCTTATCACTACAGTTATTGGTTGAAAATGCTATTAAGCACAATCAAACCTCAAAATTAAACCCCTTGGAAATAGACGTCTATACTACTTCAGAAGGAGAGCTAGTGGTTTCCAATACCTTTTTACCATTAATCAATAAGCCGGATTCTTCTGGAGTAGGACTTACCAATATCATTACCAGATATGAAATCCTGGGATATAAAAAACCGATTATAGAAAAAACTGAAAATAAATTTATTGTAAAACTTCCATTGATATGAAGATTAATAAAATTTTAATCGTCGAGGACGAAAGACCTAATGCCGACCGGTTAAAAAGATTGTTGCTAAAGCTGAGACCCCATATTGAAATACTTTCCGTAGAAGATTCCATCACCTCAACCGTTCATTGGCTGAAGAATAATATCGTTCCGGATGTCATTATGATGGATGTTCGCCTGGCCGACGGGCTTAGCTTTGAGATATTTAATCAACATGAAATAAAAAGTGCCGTCATCTTCACCACAGCTTATGATGAGTATGCGGTAAAAGCTTTTAAATACAACAGTGTAGATTATCTTCTGAAGCCCATAGAAGAAGAAGAGCTGGATGCCGCTTTAAAACGCTATGAAACCTTTATGGAATCTGTTCCCGTACTAGGATCAGCGATCGAAGGGCTTCTTAATTATATTCAGCCCAAAGACTACAGAAAACGTTTTCTTATTCCTCACAGAGATGGATATAAGACCGTTTTGGCGGAAGATATTCTCTATTTTTATACCGAATTGGGCATCAGCAAAGCCATGTTGAATACAGGAGTTATTGAAAACATTCCCCAAACACTGGAAGAACTGGAAAAACAGCTCGACCCGAAATTCTTTTTCAGAGCCAACAGACAATTTATTATCCACATCGATTCGGTAAAACAGATTTTTAATCATTTTAATGGAAAACTGAAACTGGAGCTGCGGAAACAACCTGATATGGAAGTAATTGTAAGTCGTGAGAAAGCTTCCATCTTCAAATCCTGGATGGATTATTAATCAAAAAAAAATAATTAAATACCAAAAGATTGCTGTACTCTAAGGCAATCTTTTTTATTTTAAAAGCCTTGAACTCATCATGAAAAATCCCCCCATGAATGACTCATGAAGGGATCAGGATATAAAGAGAGTTATGTGTTTTGGTTTTACTTAAGACAGCTGGCTACAAAGGAATCGCATATCCCAGGGAAATGGCAAAACCTCTGTTTTTCACATTTACCCCTTTCTCATCCGAAATATTGCTCAATCCCAGGTTATATCTTCCGTCTACAATCAATTTTCCCGGGCCAGCAGGAATTGCCAAGCCTGCACCCATCTGTAGTCCAAAATCTACAGTGTTCGTCTTTCCGTAAGCGGATTTTATTTTGTCGCTTTTTCCCATAAGAAATCCTATGGAAGGACCTGCATTTACATATATCGGTCCAAAGCTGTATTTCGCCAATACCGGAATTTCTATATAATTGAAGTTGTAAGTCTGGCTTCCAAAATTGTTTTTAATCTTAGTTCCTTTACTCATAAAGTTGACTTCAGGTTGTATAGAAAAATTTCGCAATCCGGTTTGTATATTAACTCCTAAACCAGCCTGGAAAGATGTTTTGGATTTCTCACCGTTCACATTTTTAATAGACTGAGTCGCAATATTAATTCCGGCCTTAGGGATCAGTTCTATCCCTGAATCTTTTTTCATTTCTTTAGTGTGCTGAGCTTGTATTCCTATCCCTAATACAATGGCTGTGATGGCTAAAAACTTTTTCATTTGATAAAAATTTAAATTATTGATTGTTTTTTTGATTGATTAATACTGCGAAATTAGAAGCAGAACTGATCCTCACCTCCAGTTTAAAAAGTGAACCGTAGAAATTAAAAGGTCAACCGTATTTTTAAAATAGTAAGGCGAAAAACACCTTTAATTACGAATTTTATTAAGCTAAATAGCACCTTTTCTTTTCATTTTTGCTATCATACGCTTCACCTGCGATTAATTACGCTTCACCATATTTTTGAATGTATATCCTTATTATATGAGCTTATTTTGTTGCTGTAAAATTTAAAATCAAATGTTATGAATTACAGAAAAGGATATTGGGTACTTTCACTCACAGCTGCAGCTATATTGTATTCCTGCGGTTCCGGGAGTGCCCAGGAAAACCCACAGCAAATGCCGGCGTTACCGACCGATTTTATCCAGGTGAAATCAGGAAATGAAGATGTATCAACCGGATATCCGGGAAGTATTGAAGGGCAGGATAATGTTGAGATAAAG is part of the Chryseobacterium lactis genome and encodes:
- a CDS encoding sensor histidine kinase, with the translated sequence MNRTSTIRKNIIRYKKILSAMKRRLAIWAVAIFTFCIFSYLIDPFDPVWQNYLQTPLKMFAEDALWVFFFSAIISEVSILIDRSLNKLLPWKDRTVKRLLIQGLLQIGGSVLIVIIINSIVECTSDSIPEMDSRKEYTLLGQWIATNIVVSLTISAFNTVDYLLQNWKKTAVEAAQHKLRASKHKQAAMAAELQALKLQIDPHFIFNNLSVLSELILEDQQLGYDYSEKFARVYRYLLVNSKKDIIVLEEELKFLESYIFLIEKRIGEGVIFKIDIHEEFRTMYTLPLSLQLLVENAIKHNQTSKLNPLEIDVYTTSEGELVVSNTFLPLINKPDSSGVGLTNIITRYEILGYKKPIIEKTENKFIVKLPLI
- a CDS encoding LytR/AlgR family response regulator transcription factor; the protein is MKINKILIVEDERPNADRLKRLLLKLRPHIEILSVEDSITSTVHWLKNNIVPDVIMMDVRLADGLSFEIFNQHEIKSAVIFTTAYDEYAVKAFKYNSVDYLLKPIEEEELDAALKRYETFMESVPVLGSAIEGLLNYIQPKDYRKRFLIPHRDGYKTVLAEDILYFYTELGISKAMLNTGVIENIPQTLEELEKQLDPKFFFRANRQFIIHIDSVKQIFNHFNGKLKLELRKQPDMEVIVSREKASIFKSWMDY
- a CDS encoding porin family protein, producing MKKFLAITAIVLGIGIQAQHTKEMKKDSGIELIPKAGINIATQSIKNVNGEKSKTSFQAGLGVNIQTGLRNFSIQPEVNFMSKGTKIKNNFGSQTYNFNYIEIPVLAKYSFGPIYVNAGPSIGFLMGKSDKIKSAYGKTNTVDFGLQMGAGLAIPAGPGKLIVDGRYNLGLSNISDEKGVNVKNRGFAISLGYAIPL